TGGCGTGACCTATCTCGATGGTCAGGGTCGTGAAGTGGTGCAGCCTGCGGATCTGGTGATCCTGTCAGCGTTCCAGTTCCACAACGTGCACCTGATGCTGCTGTCCGGTATCGGCCAGCCGTATAACCCGATCACTAACGAAGGTGTGGTCGGCCGTAACTTCGCTTATCAGAACATCTCGACGCTGAAAGCGCTGTTCGACAAAAACACCACCACTAACCCGTTTATCGGTGCGGGTGGCGCAGGGGTGGCGGTGGATGATTTCAACGCCGACAACTTCGACCACGGCCCGTACGGCTTCGTCGGTGGCTCGCCATTCTGGGTGAACCAGGCGGGTACCAAACCGGTTTCCGGTCTGCCGACCCCCAAAGGCACGCCGAACTGGGGCAGCCAGTGGAAAGCGGCGGTGGCGGATACCTACAACCACCATATTTCGATGGATGCCCACGGTGCGCACCAGTCATACCGCGCTAACTACCTCGATCTCGATCCGAACTACAAAAATGTCTACGGCCAGCCGCTGCTGCGTATGACCTTTGACTGGCAGGACAACGACATCAGGATGGCGCAGTTTATGGTCGGCAAGATGCGCAAAATCACCGAGGCCATGAATCCGAAGATGATCATCGGCGGCGCTAAGGGACCGGGTACCCACTTCGATACCACCGTGTATCAAACCACGCATATGAGCGGCGGGGCGATCATGGGTGAAGATCCGAAAACCAGCGCAGTGAACCGTTATTTGCAGAGCTGGGATGTGCCGAACGTGTTTGTGCCGGGTGCGTCCGCGTTCCCGCAGGGTCTGGGCTACAACCCGACCGGCATGGTGGCGGCACTGACCTACTGGTCGGCGAAAGCCATCCGTGAACAGTATCTGAAGAACCCAGGTCCACTGGTGCAGGCATAAGGAAAACGGCGATGATGAAAAGCATTCTGGCCCTGGTTTTGGGCACGCTGTCGTTCGCCGCGCTGGCGGACGATCAGGCAAATGACGCCCTGGTAAAACGGGGTGAATATCTGGCGCGCGCCGGTGACTGCGTGGCCTGCCACAGCGTCAAAGGTGGGCAGCCTTTTGCCGGTGGGTTGCCGATGGCGACGCCGATTGGCACCATTTATTCCACCAACATCACCCCGGATAAAACCACCGGGATTGGTGACTATAGCTACGACGACTTCCAGAAAGCGGTGCGTCATGGCGTGGCGAAAAACGGTGACACGCTGTATCCGGCGATGCCGTATCCGTCTTACGCAGTGGTGAGCGACGAGGACATGAAGGCGCTGTACGCGTACTTTATGCACGGCGTGGCCCCGGTGGCGCAGGCTAACAAAGACAGCGACATTCCGTGGCCGCTGTCGATGCGCTGGCCTTTAGCTATCTGGCGCGGCGTGTTTGCGCCGGACGTGAAAGCGTTCCAGCCTGCCGCCCAGGAAGATCCGGTGCTGGCACGGGGTCGTTATCTGGTGGAAGGTCTGGGTCACTGTGGCGCCTGCCATACGCCGCGCAGCATCACCATGCAGGAGAAAGCGCTCAGCAATGATGGCGCGCATGATTATCTCTCCGGCAGCAGCGCACCGATTGATGGCTGGACCGCAAGCAACCTGCGTGGTGACAACCGCGACGGCCTGGGACGCTGGAGCGAGGACGATCTGCGCCAGTTCCTGCGCTATGGCCGCAACGATCACACCGCCGCGTTTGGTGGTATGACTGATGTGGTGGAGCACAGCCTGCAACACCTGAGCGATGACGATATCACGGCAATTGCCCGTTATCTGAAGTCGCTGGGGGCGAAGGACGCCAGCCAGACGGTGTTTACCCAGGATGACCAGGTGGCGAAAGCGTTGTGGAAAGGTGATGACAGCCAGACTGGCGCGTCGGTGTATGTCGACAGCTGTGCGGCCTGCCATAAAACCGACGGCAGCGGTTATCAGCGCTTCTTCCCGGCGCTGCGTGGCAACCCGGTGGTGCTGGCGAACGATCCGACGTCGCTGATCCACATCGTGCTGACTGGCGGAACGCTGCCAGGCGTGCAGGGTGCACCGACGGCGATCACCATGCCGGCATTCGGCTGGCGCCTGAATGACCAGCAGGTGGCGGATGTGGTGAACTTTATTCGCGGCAGCTGGGGCAACGGTGCCAAAGCCACGGTGACGGCGAAAGATGTCGCATCCTTACGTAAGGATGAAACCGTGCAGGCGCACCAGGGTAATGCGGATATTAAGGTGCTGGAGCAACAGCAGTAATATTACGTTTGCCACGAGGGGATTTCGTTCGCCTCGGAGTGATTTCGTTCGCTATGGGCACTGGCAGTTTCAGCTCGCCAGTGCGGCGACCGAGCAAAGGGGACCTGGCCGTCCCCTTTGCATTCCCCGGCCTTGCGCCGCCTTCCTCGCCGCTTCGCGGCTTTTTCGCGCGATAAATCGCGCCGCTACACGCCGCCTTTCGCCGCATCCTTGCGGCTCATCCTGGAATCGCTCCCGCGCTCAGCGAGTCCGGATGGCGCTCACACCCCCGCTGCAACCGCGATGACGGTCTTTGGTTTTTCTTTTGTTGTTTGTTTTTATGAGATGGTCTTGCAGACGGCGGTGTTGGCGGCATTCGCAGCGCCGAGTGCAGAAGGAAGGCCAGGACGAGTCGCATGGATGCGACGAGAGCGCGGCATGGCGCGGATTGCAAAGGTCCGCGCCCTCGGACCTTTGCCCGTCCGCCTGCACAGGCGGCCCTGAAACTGCCTAAAGCCTGGCGGGCGGAACCCCTGCGGAGCTAAACCGGTGCCAGCGATTAAATATTTTCCAAATCAATGCCACGTGTCTTCGGACCGTAAATCCCCACTGACAGCATCACCATCAACATACTCAGCACGATAAAAGCAATCACCCCCTGGCTACCGGCATATTGCAGGATCATGCCGATGAGAATGCTGCTGAATGCCGTTGACAGGCGGCTGAACGAATAACAAAAACCGACAGCGCGTGCACGGATATGTGTCGGGAAAATCTCGGTCTGATAGGCGTGGTAGCTGAAGGTCAGCCAGGCGTTGCTGTAGGTAATCAGGAAGCCACAGATAATCATCAGCACCGGGCTGGTCATAAAGGCGAACAGCGTGCCGAACACCACCGTCATCAGCGAGGACAGAACGATCTGCCACTTGTTCTCGATCTTATCGGCGTAACGGCTGCAAATCAGCGAACCCAGCGGGTAGGCCAGCGTGATGAAAAACGCGTACAGCAGGCTATGCGTTACCGTTGCCCCTTTGCCGGACAGCAGCGCGGGCAGCCAGTTACCAAAACCGAAGAAACCAATCGCCTGGAAGAAGTTCATCACCACCAGCATCAGGGTGCGTTTGCGATACGCCGGTGCCCAGATCTCGCTGAAGCGGCCTTTTTTCGGCAGCTGCGCGGCGGCGTCGCGGTCGGAGAAGTCTTCGCCCGGCGCGATGCCACAGCGTTTTTCCATCTCGCTCAGCACGCGATGCGCTTCCTGATGGCGGCCCTGCTGCGCCAGCCAGCGTGCTGATTCCGGCAGGTTTTTACGAATAAACCAAATCACCAGCGAGCAAATCGCACCGGCAATCACCACCCAGCGCCAGCCTTCAAGGCCGAGGATGGTTTGCGGCACCAGCCACCAGGACATCAGCGCCACGGCGGGCACTGAAAGAAACTGAATAAAAAACGAGAAGGCAAAGGCGCGGCTACGCAGATGGGTCGGCACCCACTCGGAGAGGTAGGTATCAATGGTCACCAGCTCGATACCGAGGCCAATTCCCACCAGGAAGCGGCACAGGATAATCATCTCGGCGCTTTGCTGAAATGCCATCAGCAGCGAGAACGCGCCGTACCACGCCAGCGCGCACATAAAGGTCAGGCGACGACCAAAACGGTCCGCATAGGGAGCCAGCAGGCTGGCACCGACAAATAAGCCAAGAAAGGTGGCGGAGGCAAAGGCGGCCTGATCGGCAATGCCGAATACCCCCGCGCTGCCGGTGTGGAACACACCCGCCGCCAGTAGCCCGGAGCTGATATAGCCGGTTTCAAACAGATCGTAGAGTTCAAAAAAACCGCCCAGCGCCAGCAGCGTAATAAAACGCCACAGGCCAGCGGAAGAAGGAAGCGCGTCGATGCGCCCGGCTAAGGTACGGCGATCCGCAGCGATAATATCGCCAGCCACCCCGGTTGTGCAGGCAGTTGTCATTGTTGTATGAACCTCGGTATGACGGTGTTTGCAAAACTCACCAACGGCAGAGATTGGTTTTAAAAATAATTAACCGTTAGCAAGCGAAGGAACAGCAGAATAATCAATTACGGCGGGGATGCCGAGAGGTGAAGCGGTGAGATTTTAGCAATGTACGTTGCAATTCACGTAAGTGTGATCGCCGTCCCTGGCGATGCGGTTAATGCAGGCTGGGATACACCCCTGGGCCGATGGGTAAACCCAGTGCGTACCAGGCAACCAGCAGCACAATCCAGGTGACAAAGAACACCACCGGATAGGGGAAGATCAGCACATAATAGGTGCCAAGTTGCGCATCTTTTTGGTATCTCTGGAGGAAACCGAGGAACAGCGGCAGGAACGGCGACATTGGTGCCAGCGGCAGCACCGACGAGTCAGCGATACGGAAAATCATCTGGGCAAACGCCGGATGGAAGCCGAGCAGCATAAACATCGGCACAAACACCGGGGCGAGAATCGACCAGATGGCGGAGCCGCTGGCGATAAACATGCACAGGAACGCCGACAGGAACATCAGACCGAGAAACGCCGGTGCGCCGCTGATGCCCGCACTCTCCAGCATATCGGTCAGACCAATCGCCATAAACTTGCCCATGTTGCTCCAGTTGAAGAAGGCCACGAACTGCGACAACGGGAACACCATCACAATAAAGCCCGCCATACTCTTCATCGGATCAACCAGCAGCTGCGGAATGTCATCCGGGCGACGAATTTGCCTGGTCACTGCGCCATAGGCAATCGCCACCACAAAGAAGAACAGGATGATGATCGGCACAATGCCCTGAATAAACGGCGACGGGATGATGCCACCGGTTTTCGGGTTGCGCAGCGGCGCATGCTCCGGCACCACCAGCAGCGCCATCAGCCCAATAAACACCAGCGCAGCGATGCCAGCGGCTTTCAGGCCACGGTTTTCCTGCGCGGTGAGCGGCGGCAGGCGATCCTGATGGCCGCCGTTCCAGGCGGGCAGGCGCGGCTCGATAAACTTATCGGTCAGCAGCGCACCGGCAATGGTCAGCACCACCACGGAGGTCGCCATAAAGAACCAGTTATCGATCACGCTGACGTGTACTGTGTCGCTCACCGCTTTCGCCGCTTCGGTGCTGATACCCGACAGCAGCACATCAGTGGTGACAATCAGCAGGTTAGCGGTAAACCCGGATGCCACACCGGCAATCGCCGCCAGCAGACCCGCCACCGGATGACGCCCCACGGCGAGGAAAATCAGCGCGCCGAGCGGCGGCATCACCACCAGCGCCGCATCGGAAGAGATATGGCTGAAGAAGGCGATAAACAGCACCATATAGCTGGCGTAGCGACGGCTGACGCGGGATGCCATCTTCACCATCAGCGATTGCAGCAGGCCGACTTTTTCCGCCAGACCGGCACCAATCACCAGCGCCAGAATCGATCCCAGCGGCGTGAAGCCACTGAAGTTTTTGATGATGTTGGGCAGAATCCACTGCAACCCGGCGACGCTCAGCAGGTTATTCACCCGCACCAGCTCGCCATTGGTCGGATTCTTCACCGCCACGTCAAAATTGCTGAGAATGGCGGTGGCGACCATCAGCACCACGATCAAATACACGAACAATAAAAAAGGGTTCGGGACTTTATTCCCGACCCGCTCAATCCAGCCAAACAGCTTCCCTGGGCTGCGATTCTCCGTGGTGGCTTCCATCGGCATTTCCTCGTCTCGTTATGTTGTGTTTGCGTATAACTTTTATTTTTTATTGGCGACAGCATCCCGCGCCTGCGTGGGTGCGGGTTTATTATCAGGACGTCAGCTTTGAGGGCTGCACGCCGGGTGGAATCGGACACTGATACGGTTGTTGACTGCGCACGCGGGTAAACTCCTCGCGGCAGCGTGCCAGGGCGTCGCTATCGTTGAGCAGGGTGAGGGCGGTGGCGGCCAGCACTTTCGCCGCCAGGCACATCCCTTTATGGGCGATGGCGGTGCGGCCCTGCGCCACCAACTGCCAGGTATGCAGCGGCGTGCCGAAGGCAAAGCACGGGGTGAAGCACTGCGCGGTCGGCGTCACCCAGCTGACATCACCGACATCGGTGGAGCCATATAACAACTCACGCGTCACCGCATAAGGGGCCACTTCATCCATCAGCACCTTATCACCCAGCGCTTCAGTCCAGGCCACGCCAGCCTCTCCGCCGGTGCGCGCCGCATTCAGCCGCGCATTGCGCAGATCGTCTTTGGATAGCGTGGCGCGGATCTGCGTGGCAAAGGCGCGCTCCTCCGCGCTGTATTCCGGCAGGCCGAACTGGCGCAGATAACCGTCCATCACCGCTTCCAGTGCGCGGTTAGGAACATAGTTGGAACAGGCTTTATCGAAACGCACCGTCATTTGCGTGTCGGTCATCAGCGCGGCACCTTTGGCGATATTGATAACCCGTTGATAAATATCCTGGGCCTGGTCGAGCTGCGGGGCGCGAATCAGATACAACACCTCGGCATCGGCCTGCACCACGTTGGGCGACACGCCGCCAGCGTTGGTCACCGCATAATGAAGGCGCGCTTCCTGCACGATATGTTCGCGCAGAAAGTTGGCCCCGGTGTTCATCAGCGTGACGGCATCGAGGGCGCTGCGGCCCAGATGCGGTGAATTCGCCGCGTGCGCCGCCACCCCTTTGAAGTGGAATGCCGCCTGGATATTGGCGAGGGTGCTGAGGTTAAACATGCCGCTAAAACCTTCCGGGTGCCAGGTGACGGCGGCATCGACATCATCAAACAACCCTTCGCGCACCATATAGGTTTTGCCGGAACCGCCTTCTTCGCCGGGGCAGCCGTAAAAACGCAGCGTGCCGCGCTGACCCTGCTGCGCCCACCAGGCTTTGATGGCAAACGCCGCCGCGAGGCCTGCGGTGCCCAGCAGGTTATGACCACAACCGTGACCGTTGCCGTTTTCCACCAGCGGCTGCGGCTCGGCGCAGGCGGCTTTCTGGCTCAGCCCGGCTAAGGCGTCAAATTCGCCGAGAATGGCGATCACCGGCTTACCGCCGCCAATGCTGGCGATAAAGGCGGTGTCGATGCCGCCGACGCCCCGCTCAACGGCGAAACCTTCCTGCTCCAGCGCGTCGGCCAGCAGGGCGGAAGACTTCGTCTCTTCGAAACGGGTTTCTGGCACATCCCAGATGGCGTCGCTGATGGCGCTAAAGCGCGCCTGGTGCTGATTAATATAGCTATCGATAAAGTCGTGATGACTCATTGCTGGCTCCCGAACTGCGCCTGATTCAGCGCCAGGGTGGCCAGGGTTTGTACCGCTGTTGCCATAATCGCTTCGTCGAAATCAAACTTCGCGTTGTGATGGCCTGCTGCCAGCTCACAACCAAAAATCACATAGGATGCCTGGCCGCCGCGCTGCTGTACGCGCTCCAGCATATAGGTGGCATCTTCGGAACCGGCCGCCTGTTGTTTGGTGTCGACGACCGAGTTGAACAGGCCCAGCGCCTCGGCCTGTTGATGGATAAACGCCACCCACGGCTGGCTTGGCGTACAGCTGCGCGCGCCACCCATCAGTTTTACCTCAGATTCAACGCCGTACATCGCCGCTGCTCCGGCGATCACGCGCAGCGCCTGCTGATAAATATCGTCGTTCACCTGGTTGCTGACGCCACGCGTTTCCACCTTCATCAGCGCAGTATCGGCCACCACGTTGCGGCCGGTGCCCGCCTGCAATACGCCGACGTTAACGCGCGCCACGCCACCGCTATGCTGCGGCAGATTATGCAGAGCCAGCGTTGCCTGGGCGGCCGCCAGTAAGGCGTTGCGCCCCTCTTCAGGACGGCCACCGGCATGGGCACCGACGCCGGTGAACTGCACATCAAGTTTGGTGGTGGCGAGGAAACTGTCGCTGCCGCAAACGATTTCGCCAGCAGGCACGCCAGTGCCGAGGTGGATAGCGGTAAACAGATCGACATCATCAACCACGCCCGCCGCCACCATGGCTTTCGCGCCGCGCACGCCTTCTTCGGCAGGCTGGAAAATCAGTTTGATGGTGCCGCTCAGCTGATCTTTCATCGCCATCAAGACTCTGGCGAGGCCGAGGCCAATGGTGGTATGACCGTCGTGACCACAGGCATGCATCATGCCCGCATTGCAGGAGGCAAAACCTTCGCGTTGTGGCAGATGATCCGCCGCGCTGCTTTCATTCAAATCAAGCGCGTCCATATCGACGCGAAATCCCATCACCGGACCGGGGCGACCGGTTTCCAGCGTGGCGACTATGCCGCAAAAACCGCCCGAGAAGTGGCTGAGCCACTGCGGCAATGCGCCCTGTTCCAGTGCGCGCGCTTCCTGTGCTGCCAGCACTGCGTCAGACGGCAGTCCCATGCGTGCATCGGCATCGATGACTTCCCGGCCCAGTTTCAGCGGATAACCCAGGCGATGCAGCTCTTCGGCTACCAGGGTGGCGGTTCGAAATTCCAGCCAGCCTGATTCGGCAAACTGGTGCAGGTCACGTCGCCAGGTTTGCATCTGCGGTACCAGTGCACTGACGTGGTCGGAAAGGGTTTTCATCGGCGTATCCTTCAAGTTGGTTTTTTATGCATTCTCCCGAATCTACACAATGGTATTGGCGCGCATAAGATGGGAATATCTTATGCCTGATAAACAGCAGTTATCACCGAGCCACTATGTCCGCTAATTTAAAACTGCATCAGCTGCGCGCCTTTGTCGATGTGACCCGCCAGGGGAGTATCCGTGCCGCCAGCCGTCTGTCAGGGGTTTCACAGCCTGCACTGACCAAGGCGATCCAGGAGCTGGAGTTATCGCTCGGCGCGCGTTTATTTGAGCGGCGGCATCAGGGGGTAACGCTAACCGATATCGGTGATAACTTTTTCCGTCATGCCAGCCTGGTGCTGGAGGAGCTGCGCGTGGCGCAGGAAGATATTCAGCAGCGGTTGGGTCTGGCGGGCGGCAGGGTGAACATTGGTGTCGGCGGCAGCATTGCGCGCACCGTGATGCCGCAGGTGATTAACCATTTTCACCGTGAATATCCGCTGGTGAAGGTGCGTATCGTGGAAGGGCAGCTGGTGGCGATGGTGCACGAGCTGCGCCAGGGCGCGCTGGATTTCACCATCAATACTTACGATCAAAGCCACCTCGACCAGGAGCTGACTTACGAAAGGTTGATGGAGCGTGATTACCAGGTGGTGGTGCGTAAAGGGCATCCGATGGCCCATGCGCGCTCGCTGGCAGAGCTACAGCATTGCGACTGGACCATGCCAACGCCACAGGGAAGCTATTATCGTCTGCTGCACGATATGTTCGGTGAGCGTGGCATGGCACCGAAAATCGTGGTCACCTGCGAAACCTTTATGGCCTGTACCAGCCTGGTGGCGAAGACTGATTTTGTCAGCATCATCTCACGCGATGTGATTGAGGACCCGACGCACGGCGGCCAACTGCTGGCGCTGGAGCTGGACGATCCGCTGCCCAAAGCAACCTTCTACCTGATTCAGCGCAAGGACACCGCGCTGACGCCGATGAGCGCCTATATGGCCCAGCTGTTCCGCCGCTATTGTCAACAAAGGTAAGAGTGCGGCCCGGCTCGCGTCCTGTTTTCCTGCCACGCACTACACTTGGCATCGGGCGTTCACTGTGGAGAACAGACCATGCAAATTACTCCTTATTTGTTTTATGACGGCCGCTGCGAAGAGGCCATCGCGTTTTACCTTGAAGCAACTGACGGCGAATTGTTGTTTAAAATGACCTTTGGCGATATGCCGGAAAGCGAATCAATGGAGGGTTGCCCGTCCGGGATGACGTTTCCCCCGGAGCACATCATGCATGCGCATCTGCGCATCGGACAGGGCGAAATCATGCTAAGCGACGGCAATCGCGAGACACATTACAGTGGGTTTGCGGTAAGCCTTTCCACCCCGGATGAAGTGCAGGGCAAACGCTGGTTCGATGCGTTGTCGGCAGGGGGACAGGTGACGAAAAACTGGGAGCCGACGTTTTGGGCGAACGGCTTTGGCATGTTTACCGATAAGTTCGGCGTGCCCTGGATGGTTAATGCGTATAAACCACGGATTTAAAAGCATGACCCCGTAGCGGCGCGATTTATCGCGCAGTTCTGTGCGCTGTGCCGGAAAAACTGCGCGATAAATCGCGCCGCTACAGACGGAGCATTTTCTAATTTAGAAATTATATCCAACTACCAGGTAGTAACCCCAGCCGGTAGATTTCACTTCAAATGGACCGTTGCCGAAGTTCAACTCCTGGCCATCCGCCCACTGTCCGCCGTTATGGAACCAACGCGCCACGGTGGAAACGTGCCAGTGGTCGTAGTTCAGCGACAGGATATGGCTGGAGGCAATTGAGTTGCTGGTACGTGATGTACCGGTCTCGTCGCGCAGATCAGAACCCCAGTCAAAGTTGGTGAAGCCGATGTAGCTCAGCTTACCGCCCCACAGGTCGGTAATCGGCACAAAGTATTTCACTTTGAAGCGATAGCCATCCCAGCTGTTTTCGTTCGCCGCACCGTAGTTCTGCCACTGATATTTGGCGTACACGTTCAGCGACAGGCCAACGTCAGAGTGGGTGTCGATATCGGTACCCAGACCCATATACCAGGTGTTCTGACGCTGTGACGCGTTGCGACCCATGTCATAGATGTAGTTGTTGGCGAAGTACCACTCTTTAAACGGACCAAAAGCCAGGCTGGTGCCGGTCAGTTTATCGATGGAGAAACGCGGCTCAATTTCCATGAACATCGGCGAACCGTGGTCGAAAATGCCGTTGGCGTTGCTGTTGCCCAGACCGAAGAAGTTGGTCAGGTCGAGGTAGCCGTAGAAATCAAACCAGTCCTTTTTCGCAAAGGCTTCGTATTCCAGATACACGTCGTTATTAAACTGTGGTCCGAAACGGGTGTGGTAACTGCCCACTACGTTAACGCTCTGATGCCACCAGTCTGAAAGGTATTGCGGGTTGCTGTCTGCCGCTTGTGTCGCGCCGGTCCAGCTACTGGCCAGTAAGGCCCCTGCTATCAATGCTTTATATTTCATTATCGTTAACCACATGCTCGTGATCGCGGAAAAAGTGCGCGATCGGTGTCAGTCGATCCCAGGGGTGGGCGGTGAATTGTTTTAGCCGGTCTGAGCCGCCGGTTTCTAAAGCTCGCGTAGGGTGCCTGTATCAGTCGGATAGAAAATAGATTTTGATCACGTTTGTCAAAAAGTGTTGCAATTCCATTCACCAAAAATGTGAGTTATGTCACATTATTGTCATGAAACGAACGGAACCCCGCAACCGTTTACGTTGTCGCGTACCGCCGCAAAAATGCCGGATACAGAAAAGGAGGTAGCGGCGCGATTTATCGCGCATCTTTTTGCCGGGATGGGCTTGGTGGCAAAAAAACAGCGCGATAAATCGCGCCGCTACGGGAAGGTGAGGGGGATTACGGTAAGGTCACGCGCACCTGTAAGCCGCAGATCTTGCCCTGCGGACTCATGCAGTTCGACAGCGCCACCTGCATACGATGTTTTTGCGCTACGCTGCGCACAATCGACAGACCCAGGCCGCTGCCCTGTGCCTGCACGTCAGGCGAGCGGGTGAAGCGGTCAAATGCGCGTTCGATAAAGGCTTCCGGCATACCGGGGCCGTTATCGACGATATCCACCACGGTATGGTTACCGACGCGATGCAGCAACACGTCCACCAGACTGCCTTCTGGCGTGTGCAACATGGCATTGCCGATCAGGTTATCGAACAGGCTACGTAAATCGGAGCGGCTGGCCTGTATACGATAATGGGCGGTGCCGTTAAAGCCGATATCAATACCCCGCTTATCCGCCACCACCATCAGCTGCTCGATGCTCTCTTTCAGCAGATCTTCCAGCTCAATATTCTCGATCGTCACCACCACCGACTGATCTTCCTGGCGGGAAATATTCAGCAGCTGCGTCACCAGATGGCGCGTGCGGGTGACGCCCGCTTCCAGTTGATCAAACTGGCGGCTGGCCTCACCCGGCTGGATATGCTGTCGCAGGTTTTCCAGTTGCAGCGTCACCGCCGTCACCGGGGTGCGCAGCTCATGGGCGGCATCTTCAAGGAACTGTCGCTGTGACGACCAGGCGGCACGCAGTTTATCGAGCAGAGAATTGTAGGCATCGACCAGCGGCAGGATTTCGTCTGGCAGGCCATCCGGCGGCACGCTGTCGGGATGCAGCATCTCCTGTGCGGCAATCTGACGGGACGCCACGCGTAAATCACGCGTAATCGCGCGTACCACCAGCCAGATCACCAGCAGGGAGAGCGGCATCATTAAAATCAGTGGGATGATGGCCGACATGGCGCGCTTCACCATCACGCTTTTCATATAGCCGATGTTGTAGAGCACCTGAATGTTGGCGATATCGCTGCCCGGTTCGCCAGGACGATTAAACACCCGCCAGTTGCAATCCTCACAATCGCCGATTTTTACATCATTCCAGCCCTTTTTATTTTGCAACGGCGCCCGCAGCTCCGGCCATGAACTGGCACGCAGCTCGTTATTGGCATCCCACAGTTGCACCACATAGGCGCTTTTCAGTTTGTCGGCGTTGAGCATTAACGGCATCAGCGCCGGAATGCGTTTACTGCTGGCCCAGGCATCGGCAATTT
This genomic stretch from Pantoea cypripedii harbors:
- a CDS encoding LysR family transcriptional regulator; translated protein: MSANLKLHQLRAFVDVTRQGSIRAASRLSGVSQPALTKAIQELELSLGARLFERRHQGVTLTDIGDNFFRHASLVLEELRVAQEDIQQRLGLAGGRVNIGVGGSIARTVMPQVINHFHREYPLVKVRIVEGQLVAMVHELRQGALDFTINTYDQSHLDQELTYERLMERDYQVVVRKGHPMAHARSLAELQHCDWTMPTPQGSYYRLLHDMFGERGMAPKIVVTCETFMACTSLVAKTDFVSIISRDVIEDPTHGGQLLALELDDPLPKATFYLIQRKDTALTPMSAYMAQLFRRYCQQR
- the yjdN gene encoding VOC family metalloprotein YjdN, which codes for MQITPYLFYDGRCEEAIAFYLEATDGELLFKMTFGDMPESESMEGCPSGMTFPPEHIMHAHLRIGQGEIMLSDGNRETHYSGFAVSLSTPDEVQGKRWFDALSAGGQVTKNWEPTFWANGFGMFTDKFGVPWMVNAYKPRI
- a CDS encoding nucleoside-specific channel-forming protein Tsx translates to MKYKALIAGALLASSWTGATQAADSNPQYLSDWWHQSVNVVGSYHTRFGPQFNNDVYLEYEAFAKKDWFDFYGYLDLTNFFGLGNSNANGIFDHGSPMFMEIEPRFSIDKLTGTSLAFGPFKEWYFANNYIYDMGRNASQRQNTWYMGLGTDIDTHSDVGLSLNVYAKYQWQNYGAANENSWDGYRFKVKYFVPITDLWGGKLSYIGFTNFDWGSDLRDETGTSRTSNSIASSHILSLNYDHWHVSTVARWFHNGGQWADGQELNFGNGPFEVKSTGWGYYLVVGYNF
- a CDS encoding sensor histidine kinase, with the translated sequence MKPFTFMRSLRNKLLTTLLLMHLAMIGGVTSYFYSCYGDMIGTMKDDQLAKIADAWASSKRIPALMPLMLNADKLKSAYVVQLWDANNELRASSWPELRAPLQNKKGWNDVKIGDCEDCNWRVFNRPGEPGSDIANIQVLYNIGYMKSVMVKRAMSAIIPLILMMPLSLLVIWLVVRAITRDLRVASRQIAAQEMLHPDSVPPDGLPDEILPLVDAYNSLLDKLRAAWSSQRQFLEDAAHELRTPVTAVTLQLENLRQHIQPGEASRQFDQLEAGVTRTRHLVTQLLNISRQEDQSVVVTIENIELEDLLKESIEQLMVVADKRGIDIGFNGTAHYRIQASRSDLRSLFDNLIGNAMLHTPEGSLVDVLLHRVGNHTVVDIVDNGPGMPEAFIERAFDRFTRSPDVQAQGSGLGLSIVRSVAQKHRMQVALSNCMSPQGKICGLQVRVTLP